Genomic DNA from Lactuca sativa cultivar Salinas chromosome 8, Lsat_Salinas_v11, whole genome shotgun sequence:
ttttgaataatgatagttatattttggaaaaacacatactcttacaagagacacacacagaacagttaggtcttggtagaagacaccttcacatactagaaggaatcatagggattctagggtttttcaaacacttacaattcatatacatttacaaattcttacaatacatagacttacaaatacttacatacaaattaagacactaaatgcttatgatctcaccagctttaaagctgatactcgttttcaaaattacttgtatcctcaggccatcatagacaggtaccgatgcaaggagaaaggaagatgaagcttattcaagacttatctttcattttgatttatgctttagtgtttatcaaaatttgacagaatacgattgtataataattattttattaatgcaatggatgatgttgttgcttgtttactactttacattgttgttgatattaaacatgacgtcctccgccccagaacgtttccgccgttcttggttttggggtgtgacatcttttATGTTTGAATTTGGTTTGTGATGTAAGACTTTGTTGAACTATGATGTTACTCTTTTATTTCTTTTGGGTTGTTCCGTTTTTTAGATTAGCATTGGCATTCTCAGGAGCATATAAGGTTAAGTCAAGAGTCGTGTTTGTCTAGTTAAGTCAAGGAAGCTTAAAGTCGTGAGTTGGAACCTACAATTCAAGATAAGTATGGGGTACATTAGTAGGAGAGAGGCTACAGTTGGGAAGTATATTTACATAGAAGAGTCTTAACCCATTTAGACACTAGTCAAGCTGCTAGGATGAATAAAGCAATGAGGCATTCTTTTTGATGttcagtttccacgacgtgggctCCTTACACCACGTCGTGGCTCTCATACAATTTGAAGAATTAAAGCAGCCTTCTGTTCGCGTTTTCATCTAATATCACGACGTGGTACTCTTTGCCATGACGTGTATCAGTTTATCCTTTCCCACATTTTTCTACTTACTAGCACccactttgaagaattgaagtttcGAGTCATGTTCGTGGTTTATTTACATATTCATCCAGTTCTACACCAACTTTTTATTTTTGATAGGTCCATATTCAGGATGgacgttttccacacttttggagatgctTACACTGCTATCCCatgggagtctgttcctttttctcccttttctttaattttgatttattttatgcatacaatgagggcattgtatgaaataagtgtggggtaggggtagaaaaagtaaattgctagataatgatagaatttgatagtaaaaatttaaaatttgaaaattgaacattttaataattgaatctagtaataataatttgaactgtagttgctagtgttatgtgggatgatcccataaaagttcaaatgtttagttgaaccaatacacgttatagtgcatttgtggtctcccttattttagtgaaatcatgaaacaaaaacataaccccgcttggtttgagggatgcaatatgtttagcagcctaaacctgaaatgtatccaggaaaattattatcattaaccaataaaggttgaggttgagcgcctctgcttaagcatgtaggttttgagtgaaaaaagtgaggtacatgtagttaaaaaaaaagagaattgcgAGAAacgtttgaagaattttggagcaattaaagtgaagatcaaaagatcaaaattccaagaaattcaaaaagttgaagataccaaaaatcaaacaacaaggtggtgaatccaaagaaatcaagattaaattatcaaagaagtgaagaattccaatagctccatagtggtatcatagattgtaattctagattatgtatgcttaggctgctcaactaaaaataccttgaggataggaggttttctgcTGATGGATTcgaagggttgcataaaatgagcattgttcggaaaaagtaggcgagtgtttatgaagattgtgagtagttaaagtatgggggtactttaggaaaattttagacacaaatgcatgcgttgaggtcttggcataatggctgggctGGAGTCAgattgttctatgtgatgttagtaatcaagggttaagtttaaatttgcttgagggcaagcaaagcctaagtgtggggtattttgatattgtcatatttatacctatttttaggcaatatttaagtacatttttattaataagttgataatatgtttagaataatggtacttataactttaaattgttattttcagtcaattcaAGGtatttcgaagagagggaccaaaagtgacaatatgtaGAACATGGGAGACTTGGAACACACGAGATGAATAAATCCACGAAAATTACTAAACCCACGACGTGGCCtggatagccacgacgtggcatgagaATTCTTGAAGATAAAGATCACGTTATGGAGGAATCCTTGCCCGATAAGGATAACTTGGGGGCCACGACGTGGCCtggatagccacgacgtggcacgagATTTTGGAGGATATTTAAGCATTCTTGATCATTACGAAGATGAGACTTTTTGGATGAAGAAAGGAGTTCCAGAAGGCGATTTTGAGCAGAAGAAAGGTTCTGGAAataggttttcaacaccaaaagagtgaaggtccataatttagtttatttatttgttaacTAGAATATGTTTCACATTACTTTGATTTGTGTTAGtgtgttagttgctattatgagcagctgaatctagctactcttgtttagctagatgaagcttctaacttatgaataaattactttttatggatttatttagttggtaaattgcttgtgtttgatttgtggtACCCTAGCATGCTTGTGTTTGTTTCTCTATTTGCTTGattacatgttctgtgtagcttagtgaccattaactgcataaACTTGtctacctaatgatttagtgaacattaaattgttagagctaggatttaccaatcttagttagtaattagagtaaataaactTAGCTGTGTTAGAGAACGTGGATTATGACTATAATTACATTTgataataaatcttacatagcatatttatattgataattgattctatgtttaattgtgtgtgactatacatagtttgacatgaattaattaattattggtaaagttagaactaaattactaatacaattaaaaccaacttgataatccataataattagctagccataaggatgaagtggattcgaactaaacaagagtgtgtttttacttattgattgGATTTGAGTAAAGTttatctgatcttgtaaaatcagataaaaccccccttttgaacttgttaataattaggttaatttaatagtaagtagattaattagtaacaccgttccctgtgatcgacacccgacttacccaagctatactgtaatctgactaggtacactgcctataagtgcatagttagtttaagtttgttaggttataaatattaaaattagtgggtactttcgtgcacatcaaaCTTACTTATATTTCATTTgacattttgaaattttttttatcttaaagACAATTGTAAATttcctaaaacaaaaaaaatgagaaaaagtaGTTATTTATGAAACTTTAGGGTTTTCTTAACAAATTACAAATAATGTTGCACACTACTTCGGTGCAAGTGTGTTCTACGTGAAGACCAAACCAAATAGATTGTTATTATTATGCGTTTTAAGTTAAACAACAATAAATTCATTACTTACTTTTTCTATTTCTAAATAACAATATACATTGTCTCTTATTTATCCTGACTAAGACATAAAAGTTATTTTCTATATGGTATGTGTTATGACCTATGTTCCTTTTTTCTTCCAAATAGTTTTGTTTATTTTGTAAACATagtgtatgtatatataattgTTCTAGGCCATTTTATATGTTTGGGCTAGACACATACCTTGGTGTCAAAGAAGATGAAGGggtttatatttttatttgtttattataaaatCCTGTTATTACCTATTCCATGATTAATATAATGTTTTTAGGAAATTTATGTAGGACACTTAGAGAAATTATCCATTCATCGAACATGCATAAACCGTTTGGAGGCAAGAAGTTAATTGTGTCTGATAAATGAATCTCATTTCGTTTTCAACAAAGGCAATTCCATGTAGTTGTTTGTTTTGCTATGACTATTAACAAAAGTTAAGAACAATCATTATcaaatgttagattatacttTCGTAGACTCATCTTCACTCATGATCAATTATATATCGTTGTTTCTCACATCACAAATAAAAAAGGCTTAAAGGTACTCGTATGTGATGAAAAAGTCGTCCAACTAATAAAACGAAAAATATTGTCTACAAAGATGTCCTTTAATGATTATACATATTCAGACATTTCAATATTACCAATAATGTTACCAATAATGATTATAGATATTCAGAAATTTCATTGTTTTTTTAGATACTTCAATATTAACAATAATGTTAATTATGTTTTTGTtactttattgtttttttttattattattgtgccAGTTCATTATACCTATATACGTTTTTTTATATATTCCCTTGTTTTATGTGAATCATAATTTAGTTCTCTATCTTAATCAACTTTCTCCATACACTTGTCTTGATCTAATGAGTAGgagggtgtatatatatatatatatatatatatatatatataaagatatttGATTTCTCAATGAGAGACTTGAGGCTTCTGAAATAattcatatatgtttttttttaaatggaactttCCTAATGAGGTTACCGAGCGAGTTTTTGCACACCAGCTAATCTCTCGCTGCAAAAATGAGGCTATGTCGCATGCTGTGGAGTCATTATAGATGAACCTTCATAGCCACAAATTTTAAGTAATGTCAGGATTTGAACACAAGTCAATATGTTATCCATCATATATTCCACAGGTTTTACTAGGCCACCAAAAAACACATGTGATTGAAATAAtctatgagaaattaaatatcctcataTATTTTATTGCTACTTATCTTCCTATCTTATCAAATGTTGACATGTGTCATATTTAATGACATATTTAATGAAACTGAAAATATTTTAGTCCACTTGTCACTATTTAATGTGGGTAGAAGGATAGTAGGAATAAAATGTAGAAAGATCGTTAATTTCTCATAATGAGAAATTAAATAGTCTCCTACATTTTATTCATTCTTATCTTCCTATCCTATCAAATGTTGACATGTGTCATATTTAATGACACATTTAATGAAATTGAAAATATTTTAGTCCACTTGTTACTATTTAAGGTGGGTAGGAGGACAGTAGGAATAAAATGTAGCAAGatttttaatttctcataatgagaaattaaatatcctgcTACATTTTATTCCTACTTATCTTTCTATCCTATCAAATGTTGACATGTGTCACATTTCATGACACAtttaatgaaaatgaaaatattttagtCCACTTGTCACTATTTAATGTGGGTAGGAGGATAGTAAGAATAAAATGTAGGAATatttttaatttctcataatgagaaattaaatatcctcctacattTTGTTCCTGTTTATCTACTTATCCTATCAAATGTTGACATGTGTCATATTTAATGACACATTTAATGAAATTGAAAATATTTTAGTCCATTTGTCAATATTTAATGTGGGTAGGAATAAAATATAGGAATATTTTTAATTTCtcattatgagaaattaaaaatATTCCTATATTTTATTCATACTTATCTTCTTATTTTATAGAGAAATTAAAAACCTGTCTACATTTTATTCATACTATCCTCCTACCCACATTAAATAATGACAAATGGACTAAAATATTTTCAATTTCATTAAATATGTCATTAAATATTACACATGTTAATATTTGATATGATAGTAAGATAAGTAGGAATAAAATGTaggatgatatttaatttctcattataagaaattaaaaaatCTTCCTACATTTTATTCCTACTATCCTCTACCACATTAAATAGTGACaagtaactaaaatatttttaatttcattaaatgtGTCACTAAATGACACATGTCAGCATTTGATAGATAGGAAGATAAGTAGGAATAAAATATAGGAGGATATTTATTTTCtcattatgagaaattaaaaatCTTCCTACATTTTATTCCTACTATCCTCTCACCCATATTAAATAGTAACAAATAGACTCAAATATGTTCAATTTCATTAAATGTGTCATTAAATATGACACATGTCAACATTTTATAGGATAGAGAATTTAAATATCCTCCTATATTTTATTCCTACTATCTTCCTATCCTATCAATGTTGACATGTGTCACATTTAATAACACATTTAATGAAAGGGATTTTCTGATATACATATAAGAAGTATTAATTAATCACAATtgttaccataattaaatatgaaatgcATTAATTATGGAGATTATTAATGATAATATTTCTTATAATTAATGTGTTTaacatttaattatggtaataattGTGATTAATTAATACTTCTTATATGTGCCCTTagggcacatattagaaaatccattaatgaaattgaaaaTATTTTAGTCCACTAGTTACTATTTAATGTGAATAGGAAGATAGTAGGAATAAAATGTAGGAATATTTTTAGTTTCTCataatgagaaattaaatattctcctaCATTTTATTTCTACTTATCTTTCTATCCTATTAAATAATGACATGTATCATATTTAATGACACATTTAATGAAATTGAAAATATTTTAGTTCACTTGTCACTGTTTAATGTGTGTAGGAGGATAGTAAGAATAAAATATAGGAAGCTttttaaatatcctcctacattttttcctatttatctTCCTATCCTATCAAATATTGACATGTATCATATTTAATGACACATTTAATGAAATTGAAAATATTTTAATCCACTTGTCACTATTTAATGTGGGTAGGAGGATAGTAGGAATAAAATGTAAGAAGatttttaatttctcataatgagaaattaaatatcctcctacattTTATTACTAGATATAAGTAAGTAAATCAAAAGCTAATTAAGTTGATAACTCATATAAGTAAGTAAATTAAATGCTAATTAAAGAGATATATAATATCCATGTAAATAAGTAAATCAAAAACTACTTAAGTCAATAAATGTAAATCAAAAGTTAATTAGGTGGATAATCCATATAAGTAAATAAATCAAATAGCTAATTAAGACGATTTATAATCAATATAAATAAGTAAATCAAAAGCTAGTTAAGAGGATAATTCATATAaataagtaaatcaaaataatccaTATCCATATaagtaaataaattaaaagctaGTTAAGGCGAGAATATATTCATataaaaaataagtaaatcaAAAGCGATAATCCATATAAATAAATGAAGCAAATTAAGTCTCAAGTTTTCCTTTTATGAATCACCCATCGGAGATGCTGGTATATAGCTGGCTTATATTATATGCCGAATAGTATGGTGAAGAAAAGGTAATATATAAATAGTGAAAGGGTGGCACTTCATGAAGCACTAACCAATAAATGCATATAATCGGTCTATGGTTTATTAGTTGCAACATTTATATCAAGTTTCAGAACACTCTTTAGATAAGCCTCCATCAGAGACTGTAATCTGTACGTATACAGCATGGATCAACTACGCCCCACATCCGCAAATTCAATTGCACTTACTCCTCTCACCTTCCTCGAGCGAGCTGCCACCGTTTATGGCGATTGCATTTCCATCCAATACAATAATACCACCTTCACATGGACACAGACCCACCGCCGCTGCCTCCAGGTTGCCTCCTCCCTCGTCGGACTTGGAATCCAGAGAGGGGACGTTGTGTCTGTTCTGGCATTTAATCTCCCCGCCATGTACGAGCTTCAGTTCGCTGTGCCAATGTCCGGTGCTGTTCTCAACAATCTCAATACTCGTCTTGATGCTCGGACAATCTCCGTCATGCTCCGCCACTGCGAGGCAAACATGTTGTTTGTTGATACTCATCTTAGAGTTGTTGCAGAGGAGGCTGTGGCGAGATTCCCGCCAGGGATACGGCGGCCGGTGGTGGTTCTCATTACGGATAATGTCAGTGTGGGTAATGACGGAACAAAAGATAAGCTAGTAggtaaggatatatatatatatatccacgtTGCTTTCCATATCTTTTTTACAACATATAGAGATGTACTTTGTTAACAAGATAAAATCTTTATATtaatttcattttcattatagaTTCTCTAACTATGCTATCATGCGTGGGATCGGTGAAAGACGTTGACTGTGTGACGACCTATGAAGATTTAGTCGAGAAAGGTGACTCGAATTTCCGGTGGATTAGGCCTGTGAATGAGTGGGATCCGATGACAATTAACTACACCTCTGGAACTACATCATCCCCTAAAGGAGTCGTTCATTCTCATCGTGCAATTTTCATCATCACCATTGATTCTCTTGTAGACTGGTCGGTGCCTAAAGAACCAGTTTATTTATGGACGCTTCCGATGTTTCACTCCAACGGGTGGAGCTTCACCTGGGGAATGGCAGCCGTCGGTGGCACCAACATTTGTCTTCACAAGTTCACCGCCGAAGATGTCTTCTCCGCCTTGAATCGTCACAACGTCACCCACATGTGTGGTGCGCCGGTTGTCCTAAACATGATAGCAAACTCACCCCACGCTAGACCGTTAAACAACCCGGTTCATTTCTTGACAGGTGGAGCTCCGCCCCCCGCTGCCGTAGTCCTCCGTACTGAGGCTTTGGGTTTTATCGTCAGCCATGGGTACGGCATGACGGAGGTGGCAGGTGTAGTGGTTTCTTGTGCTTGGAAAGAAAAATGGAACCGGTTGCCGGTGAGTAACCAATCGAGTTTAAAAGCAAGACAAGGAGTGCGAACCCTAGGGTTGACTGAAGTCAATGTGTTGGACCCCAAGTCAGGACTCGGAGTCAAGCATGATGGGTTGACTCAGGGTGAAATTGTTCTGAAAGGCGCGTGTTTAATGCTGGGGTACTTGAAAGACCCACGCGCCACCGCCATGTGCATGAGAGAAGATGGGTGGTTGTACACGGGCGACGTGGGGGTGATACACCCAGATGGGTATCTAGAAATCAAAGACAGGTCAAAAGACGTGATCATAACCGGTGGCGAGAACGTGAGTAGTGTGGAGGTGGAATCTGTGTTGTATACGAATCCGGCGGTGCACGAGGTGGCGGTGGTGGCTCGGCCGGATAAATTTTGGGGTGAAACGCCATGTGCTTTTGTGAGTCTGATGGGAAAAGCGAGCATGGAAGAGCTAATAAAGTATTGCAGAGAGAGGTTGCCGCATTATATGGTGCCTAAGACGGTGGTGTTCATGGAGGAGCTGCCGAAGACAGCCACCGGAAAGATTCAGAAGTTTACTTTGCGAAATATAGCAAAGGGCATGGCCCCACAATTTGGAAACAGTAGTATGTAACGGTGGATATGATGGGTGGCTTGAAGTTCGAATGCATGTGGAGTGTTTTTATCATTTTGGTTGGTTTgagaaaaaaatttaatttataatttgtTTACTTATATTTGTGTATACATGTTATACCAATGTATTACAAGACATATCATGGTGGATTGAttcaataaataattttttttctagtAAGCGTGTTTTACTCTTAAAGCACAATCATCTacattcattcttgtgtttcaagatattttttttggaaacaacCAATATATCAATAGACCCACCTATCAATT
This window encodes:
- the LOC111916186 gene encoding probable CoA ligase CCL11, with translation MDQLRPTSANSIALTPLTFLERAATVYGDCISIQYNNTTFTWTQTHRRCLQVASSLVGLGIQRGDVVSVLAFNLPAMYELQFAVPMSGAVLNNLNTRLDARTISVMLRHCEANMLFVDTHLRVVAEEAVARFPPGIRRPVVVLITDNVSVGNDGTKDKLVDSLTMLSCVGSVKDVDCVTTYEDLVEKGDSNFRWIRPVNEWDPMTINYTSGTTSSPKGVVHSHRAIFIITIDSLVDWSVPKEPVYLWTLPMFHSNGWSFTWGMAAVGGTNICLHKFTAEDVFSALNRHNVTHMCGAPVVLNMIANSPHARPLNNPVHFLTGGAPPPAAVVLRTEALGFIVSHGYGMTEVAGVVVSCAWKEKWNRLPVSNQSSLKARQGVRTLGLTEVNVLDPKSGLGVKHDGLTQGEIVLKGACLMLGYLKDPRATAMCMREDGWLYTGDVGVIHPDGYLEIKDRSKDVIITGGENVSSVEVESVLYTNPAVHEVAVVARPDKFWGETPCAFVSLMGKASMEELIKYCRERLPHYMVPKTVVFMEELPKTATGKIQKFTLRNIAKGMAPQFGNSSM